Proteins encoded by one window of Dermochelys coriacea isolate rDerCor1 chromosome 13, rDerCor1.pri.v4, whole genome shotgun sequence:
- the TEP1 gene encoding LOW QUALITY PROTEIN: telomerase protein component 1 (The sequence of the model RefSeq protein was modified relative to this genomic sequence to represent the inferred CDS: inserted 5 bases in 5 codons; deleted 1 base in 1 codon; substituted 2 bases at 2 genomic stop codons): MESRVPSLQVKSYPRGHSITELEVMQFLSSQHNSGSAAQAFFYLREPDFLGSVPEAWRADFVAESEDAHHRMEDLKGHLGQHLGVASVNRYSCQWGXPYVKWLEEFGAWVLQDLWGALQRQFLQAELEPPGGEAEEGQELQDVFQDFQQRQFCARGKLLGSVAGRVREGQPPHRGAGGGLYVVTSEPGDGKTVFMVALARELSAHPPAQDASPTLCLVISHFTGAWPDQASARVMLSQLCAHLSCLLGQPAPHPASYRSGRDWCLESLLPAVAGSLRGAQRLAMLLDGADQIHGDSGHPVFDWLPVRLPPCVSLVLSIGEDSRLLGSLQQRADVVLIPLGSLDPCDRAGLVRQDLALYGKKLEETAFNNQMQLVLLKRGVRQPLYLALLTQDLRACTLYEKISERIQTLPPALPALLQHMLGCLEQEHGAEPVAMTISAFWASKDGLLEHNLLAVLITWKELGGAPITWEGGMAAGGHAATIPKAPIYSLMRSLRGLAGVYGXPSEAPGSRLHLCGGLLQTAVERRYLKKLGLERAAHALIAAHLWKLCDPYASRSFQGSEARPLVALPYHLVCAGCPDLLGSLLTNLRFVAAHFRLALLPTLYVSPAAGSAQPPGEVGAFCAMVQAGTALLSQNPALLPELAANAPDGSSLGTQARALGPPGGHLLLWRNKAKDTPHPDSVALALPTSPTCVAVSHCGCQAAVGSTDGTLHLLDTQSGQELKTLLSDGTGISACVFLAGRTPCLGTFAGGVETWGLREGSRLLATDAHQGRVTGYCVSPDHRQLASVSLDVHLKLWDSAQGHXEVDLSCPLNCAAFHPDGQLVATRGWDGAVTILSLQNRNVSLILSGHDASVRAMSFSPAGTVLASGCLAGTVRLWSWREAVSLATFPAHWGFVSEVKFLCGGQVLLTAGEDMKVQLWLGHLGCAXGVLGSGPLSSALCVAPNPASTLLAVGYHADDVWVYDTLWGSAGRRCPAACPAGWGVAVPSLAWLGDAVLAGGSGDGTLRGWALESGPAFPLWELRGHEGAMLGLAASPQLLASASEDFTICLWLADTLRRALLDPPPXPLAILRGHAAPVTCCAFSPNSQHFVTGGRDKTLLCWDVGGPCTGSPPXRRLLPFFHRDCLSICIWVGPLLLSCSSDGTVQFWDPATGQRLHEFLSHCGPVSAVLATAECVRAVGRDGTLAAWDMLGVELTRFPAHPGLVNQGASFVGADDNFMVATARCDGRVQLWSPLEFGRPWALVGHSAPVCGASMSLAAARILTVSGDGAVHMWAAPWQAAGLSPGSRRLSALAWSPDGMLAVSGRERGELIAWGKAKALAAVQVGWRGTCALSFASSCSLLVASAAGSIWLWGLHGDPRPGALNVADGAAPVTCMGPAGAPGSLVLGLANGEVLLFRGHRPALKPLHLGSPDAWVPDPPSKYLFDMAVTLVGQLLLWKGVKEPTLYKQRVGESEELEKCREAEIRLXDRDTDADSSWFSSAWLSLVSPGSELRSEGSDGMLWTRALWSEEDDAAESWSSEGWQQQRIHSAKVTALHSCGDWGDVLVTAALDGDVKIWERTTGRLLGKFRCAAPVSCLQPWPGPASQLLLAVGDILGNVYFLEWGCLRGQKGQMATAIGGCPLTELQEIGDLGLKLGPGQDGKTPKGWVPPPSHMAVPLAAPGHAHGPCPAFCRSRGTSQSPALEPVWGQCQP; encoded by the exons ATGGAGTCCCGTGTGCCATCGCTGCAAGTGAAGTCGTACCCTCGGGGCCACTCCATCACCGAACTGGAGGTCATGCAGTTCCTCAGCAGCCAGCACAACTCTGGTTCTGCTGCCCAGGCATTCTTCTACCTCCGCGAGCCAGATTTCCTTGG GTCCGTGCCAGAAGCCTGGAGGGCGGATTTCGTGGCAGAGTCAGAGGACGCTCATCACCGAATGGAGGATCTGAAGGGGCATCTGGGCCAGCACCTGGGGGTGGCGTCTGTCAACAG GTACTCCTGCCAGTGGG GCCCGTATGTCAAATGGCTGGAGGAGTTTGGGGCCTGGGTGCTGCAGGATCTGTGGGGTGCCCTCCAACGCCAGTTCCTTCAG GCCGAGTTGGAGCCCCCTGGGGGTGAggcggaggaggggcaggagctgCAAGACGTGTTCCAGGACTTCCAGCAGCGCCAGTTCTGTGCCCGGGGAAAGCTGCTGGGCTCCGTGGCCGGGCGCGTGCGTGAGGGCCAGCCCCCACACCGTGGGGCAGGAGGCGGGCTCTATGTGGTGACGAGTGAGCCTGGCGATGGCAAGACTGTCTTCATG GTGGCACTGGCGCGGGAGCTGAGCGCCCATCCCCCGGCCCAGGatgcctcccccaccctctgcctggtCATCTCTCACTTCACCGGGGCCTGGCCGGACCAGGCCAGTGCCAGGGTGATGCTGAGCCAGCTGTGTGCCCACCTAAGCTGCCTGCTGGGCCAGCCGGCCCCACACCCTGCCAGCTACaggtcaggac GGGACTGGTGTCTGGAGTCCCTCCTGCCCGCGGTGGCCGGGTCGCTCCGGGGAGCCCAGCGCCTGGCCATGCTGCTCGACGGGGCTGACCAGATCCATGGGGACAGTGGACATCCTGTCTTCGACTGGCTTCCAGTGCGGCTACCCCCG tgTGTGAGCCTGGTTCTGAGCATCGGTGAGGactccagactcctgggttccctacAGCAGCGGGCAGATGTAGTCCTCATCCCCCTGGGATCCCTGGACCCCTGTGACCGGGCTGGGCTGGTCCGCCAGGACCTCGCCCTGTACGGCAAGAAGCTGGAGGAGACAGCGTTCAACAACCAG atGCAGCTGGTGCTACTGAAGCGCGGTGTCCGGCAGCCCCTCTACCTGGCGCTGCTCACCCAGGATCTGCGAGCCTGCACCCTCTATGAAAAG ATCTCAGAGAGGATCCAGACGCTGCCCCCAGCGCTGCCCGCCCTGCTCCAGCACATGCTGGGCTGCCTGGAGCAGGAGCATGGGGCCGAGCCGGTGGCCATGACCATCTCTGCCTTCTGGGCCAGCAAGGACG GCCTGCTGGAGCACAATCTCCTCGCCGTGCTCATCACGTGGAAGGAGCTGGGCGGGGCACCCATCACCTGGGAGGGAGGCATGGCTGCTGGGGGCCACGCGGCGACCATCCCCAAAGCCCCAATCTATTCCCTGATGAGGAGCCTGAGGGG GCTGGCGGGGGTGTATG GCCCTTCGGAGGCCCCTGGCTCGCGGCTCCACCTCTGTGGTGGCCTCCTGCAGACGGCGGTGGAACGGCGCTACCTGAAGAAACTGGGCCTGGAGCGAGCGGCTCATGCTCTGATAGCAG ctcatcTCTGGAAACTCTGCGACCCGTACGCGTCCCGAAGCTTCCAGGGCAGCGAGGCCAGGCCCCTGGTGGCTCTGCCCTACCACTTG GTCTGCGCTGGATGCCCCGACCTCCTGGGCTCTCTCCTGACCAACCTGCGCTTTGTGGCAGCCCACTTCCGCCTGGCGTTGCTGCCTACGCTCT ACGTCTCCCCCGCAGCGGGCAGTGCCCAGCCCCCGGGCGAGGTGGGCGCATTCTGTGCGATGGTGCAGGCAGGCACAGCCCTGCTCTCCCAGAACCCAGCGCTCCTGCCCGAGCTGGCAGCCAACGCTCCTGACGGCTCCTCGCTGGGCACCCAGGCCCGGGCCCTGGGGCCCCCCGGGGGGCACCTGCTGCTCTGGCGTAACAAGGCCAaggacaccccccaccccgacaG cgTCGCCCTGGCCCTGCCTACGTCCCCCACCTGTGTGGCCGTCTCCCACTGCGGGTGCCAGGCCGCCGTGGGCAGCACCGATGGGACCCTGCACCTGCTGGACACGCAGAGTGGCCAG GAGCTGAAGACCCTGCTGAGCGACGGCACTGGGATCTCAGCCTGCGTCTTCCTGGCCGGCAGGACCCCCTGCTTGGGCACCTTCGCCGGGGGGGTGGAGACCTGGGGCCTGCGTGAGGGCAG CAGGCTCCTGGCTACTGATGCTCACCAGGGCCGGGTCACGGGCTATTGCGTCAGCCCTGATCACAGACAACTGGCCAGCGTCTCCCTGGACGTGCACCTGAAG CTGTGGGACTCTGCCCAGGGGC TTGAGGTGGATCTCTCCTGCCCCTTGAACTGTGCCGCCTTCCATCCCGACGGGCAGCTGGTGGCCACCAGGGGCTGGGATGGCGCCGTGACCATCCTGAGCCTGCAGAACCGGAACGTGAGCTTG ATTCTCTCAGGCCACGATGCTTCCGTCCGCGCCATGTCCTTCTCCCCTGCGGGCACTGTGCTGGCATCCGGCTGCCTGGCCGGGACGGTGCGTCTTTGGTCCTGGCGGGAGGCCGTGAGCCTGGCCACGTTCCCAGCACACTGGGGCTTTGTCTCCGAGGTCAAGTTCCTCTGCGGGGGTCAGGTCCTCCTCACGGCGGGTGAGGACATGAAG GtccagctctggctggggcaCCTGGGCTGTGCCTAGGGTGTTCTGGGCTCAGGGCCGCTTTCTTCAGCCCTCTGCGTGGCCCCCAACCCCGCCAGCACCCTGCTCGCCGTGGGGTACCATGCAGATGATGTTTGGGTCTACGACACCCTCTGGG GCTCGGCCGGGCGGCGCTGCCCGGCGGCA TGCCCGGCCGGGTGGGGGGTGGCGGTGCCCAGCCTGGCCTGGCTCGGGGATGCCGTGCTGGCCGGAGGCAGCGGGGATGGGACCCTGCGTGGTTGGGCATTGGAAAGCGGCCCAGCCTTCCCCctgtgggagctgcgggggcatgAGGGGGCCATGCTGGGCCTGGCTGCCTCACCCCAGCTGCTGGCATCTGCCTCGG AGGATTTCACCATCTGCCTGTGGCTGGCTGACACACTGAGACGGGCCCTCCTGGACCCTCCGC GCCCCCTGGCCATCCTGAGGGGCCATGCGGCCCCTGTCACCTGCTGTGCCTTCAGCCCCAACAGCCAGCACTTTGTCACGGGAGGCAGGGACAAG ACCCTGCTgtgctgggatgtgggggggccCTGCACCGGGAGTCCCC CCCGGCGCTTGCTCCCCTTCTTCCACCGTGACTGTCTCAGCATCTGTATCTGGGTTGGGCCCCTGCTG CTGTCCTGCTCCAGCGATGGCACCGTGCAGTTCTGGGATCCGGCAACTGGCCAGCGGCTCCACGAGTTCCTGTCCCACTGCGGCCCTGTCAGCGCTGTCCTGGCCACG GCCGAGTGTGTGCGAGCGGTGGGCCGCGATGGGACTCTGGCAGCGTGGGACATGCTGGGCGTGGAGCTGACCCGCTTTCCAGCACACCCCGGGCTGGTGAACCAGGGCGCCAGCTTTGTGGGAgcag ATGACAATTTCATGGTGGCCACGGCCAGATGTGACGGGCGGGTGCAGCTCTGGAGCCCCCTCGAG TTTGGCCGCCCATGGGCATTGGTGGGGCACAGTGCCCCAGTGTGTGGCGCTTCCATGAGCCTGGCTGCCGCCCGCATCCTAACGGTGTCGGGGGATGGTGCCGTGCACATGTGGGCAGCGCCATGGCAAGCGG ccGGTCTCTCTCCTGGCAGCAGGCGCCTCTCTGCCCTGGCCTGGTCTCCCGACGGGATGCTGGCAGTGTCGGGCAGGGAGCGTGGGGAGCTGATTGCATGGGGGAAGGCCAAAGCTCTGGCTGCAGTGCAGGTAGGTTGGAGGGGGACCTG TGCTCTCAGCTTcgcctcctcctgcagcctcctGGTGGCATCAGCGGCTGGGAGCATCTGGCTGTGGGGCCTGCATGGCGACCCCCGTCCTGGGGCCCTCAA CGTGGCGGATGGGGCGGCTCCCGTTACCTGCATGGGGCCGGCCGGGGCCCCAGGCTCCCTGGTCCTGGGGCTGGCGAACGGGGAGGTGCTGCTGTTCAGAGGCCACCGGCCAGCGCTGAAGCCCCTCCA TTTAGGCAGCCCCGATGCCTGGGTTCCGGACCCCCCCTCCAAGTACCTGTTTGACATGGCTGTAACCCTGGTTGGGCAGCTTCTTCTGTGGAAGGGGGTGAAAGAACCCACCCTGTACAAACAG AGGGTTGGGGAGTCAGAGGAACTGGAGAAATGCCGGGAGGCTGAGATCCGCCTCTAGGATCGGGACACGGATGCTGACTCCAGCTGGTTCAGCAGTGCCTGGCTCAGCCTCGTGAGTCCTGGCTCAGAgctcaggagtgaggg CTCCGACGGGATGCTCTGGACTCGGGCTCTGTGGAGCGAGGAGGATGACGCAGCTGAGTCCTGGAGCAGCGAGGGGTGGCAGCAACAGCGG ATCCACAGCGCCAAGGTCACGGCCCTGCACAGCTGTGGGGACTGGGGGGACGTGCTAGTGACGGCAGCGCTGGATGGAGACGTCAAGATCTGGGAACGCACCACGGGGAGACT GTTGGGGAAGTTCCGTTGCGCTGCCCCCGTGTCCTGCCTACAACCCTGGCCTGGTCCAGCCTCCCAGCTGCTCTTGGCTGTGGGTGACATCCTGGGCAACGTCTATTTCCTGGAGTGG